A single Staphylococcus muscae DNA region contains:
- a CDS encoding BCCT family transporter encodes MNQPLSKKKKHRNIVYTVAFSIILFLTLIAAVFPKGFGNYAQHVYDFLAINFGWLFLIIVFVLDIFLIFLATSRYGRFKLGPDDEEPEFSFISWIGMLFSAGLGVGIVFWGVAEPLTHYLHSPFPNSVKGESVESARLAMGYTFFHWGISQWSIFAMSGLIVAYFQFRKQRDGLISTAMEPVFGETYRRPFRNGIDILAIIATVMGIATSIGLGILQIAGGLNHVFHIPNNTITLIVITLLMTGIFLSSALTGIERGVKWLSNLNIIIGAALLIFIFIFGDLRFIVETFTVSIGDYISHFVTYSLRIDPYSGDNSWIQQWTVFYWAWVISWSPFIGGFVARVSRGRTIREFVVGVLIIPPLISFTWIAGFGGTAINWALHKNSDIAQVVDKDYTVALFELLRNFPLYEVTSALAIILIFTFIVTSADSTTHIVSGMATGGVENPKRKHKLVWGLLIGGISLALTVAGGLTSLQTASVVTGLPFSIILLLMIFSLMRALHREPTEHFKMTHIDDEKDFSKTIEEREKNDEM; translated from the coding sequence ATGAATCAACCATTATCAAAAAAGAAAAAGCATCGTAATATTGTTTATACTGTCGCTTTCTCTATCATCTTGTTTTTAACGCTCATAGCTGCTGTTTTCCCAAAAGGTTTTGGTAACTATGCGCAACACGTTTATGATTTTTTGGCCATTAATTTTGGCTGGCTTTTCCTAATTATCGTATTTGTTTTAGATATATTTTTAATTTTTCTTGCTACATCACGTTACGGTCGTTTTAAATTAGGACCAGACGATGAAGAACCAGAATTTTCATTTATATCATGGATTGGAATGTTATTCTCAGCAGGTCTTGGCGTAGGGATCGTCTTCTGGGGCGTTGCCGAACCACTTACCCACTACTTACATTCACCATTTCCTAACAGTGTGAAAGGAGAATCCGTTGAATCAGCACGATTAGCTATGGGGTACACATTCTTCCACTGGGGAATCTCTCAATGGTCGATTTTTGCGATGAGTGGTCTCATCGTTGCCTACTTCCAATTTCGAAAACAGCGTGACGGTCTCATTTCAACTGCAATGGAACCCGTCTTCGGTGAAACATACCGACGTCCATTTCGAAATGGAATTGATATCCTTGCGATTATCGCAACAGTAATGGGGATTGCAACATCAATCGGTCTTGGTATCCTTCAAATCGCAGGTGGCTTGAATCATGTCTTTCATATTCCTAACAATACAATCACGTTGATTGTCATTACTTTACTTATGACAGGCATTTTTCTCAGTTCTGCACTCACAGGTATTGAACGTGGCGTGAAATGGTTGAGTAATCTAAACATCATCATTGGTGCTGCGTTGCTCATATTCATATTCATTTTCGGTGACTTACGATTTATTGTTGAAACATTTACTGTATCTATTGGAGACTATATCTCTCATTTTGTAACGTATAGCTTGCGTATTGATCCATACTCAGGTGACAACAGTTGGATTCAACAATGGACTGTTTTCTATTGGGCATGGGTGATATCTTGGTCTCCATTCATCGGTGGTTTCGTCGCTCGTGTCTCTCGTGGCCGTACGATACGTGAATTCGTAGTGGGCGTTCTCATTATTCCACCATTAATTTCATTTACTTGGATTGCTGGTTTTGGTGGAACAGCTATTAACTGGGCTTTACACAAAAACTCAGATATCGCACAAGTTGTCGATAAAGATTATACAGTTGCACTTTTTGAATTGTTACGTAACTTCCCATTGTATGAAGTAACAAGTGCCTTAGCGATTATTTTAATTTTTACATTCATTGTGACAAGTGCCGACTCTACAACACATATCGTATCAGGCATGGCAACAGGCGGTGTGGAAAACCCGAAACGCAAGCACAAGCTTGTATGGGGACTTTTAATTGGCGGTATTTCTCTTGCGTTGACAGTTGCAGGTGGCTTAACAAGTCTACAAACGGCTTCTGTTGTCACAGGTTTACCTTTCTCGATTATTCTATTGCTGATGATTTTCTCATTGATGCGGGCTTTACACCGTGAACCGACTGAGCATTTCAAAATGACACATATTGATGATGAAAAAGACTTTTCTAAGACAATTGAAGAACGCGAGAAAAATGATGAAATGTAA
- the coaW gene encoding type II pantothenate kinase, producing the protein MRIGIDAGGTLIKMVIEQDGQRNYQTYLSTQLEEVAAWLNDQPCEDIHITGGKAKMLNDLLNCETQSYIEFDAAAKGIQILLKEQGTQLDRYIFSNVGTGTSIHLSDSSGQQRVGGIGTGGGMIRGLGYLLTEIDDYETLTNLAQNGNRDIIDLKVKHIYKNDTPPISGELTAANFGHVLHNLDKTFTDADKLASVMGVVGESVTTVSIHVAREHHAEDVVYIGSSFHNNPLLQQVVTDYTILRGFKPHYLDNGAFSGALGTLYL; encoded by the coding sequence ATGCGAATCGGTATTGATGCGGGTGGGACATTGATCAAAATGGTCATTGAACAAGATGGCCAGCGTAACTATCAAACGTATCTATCTACACAACTAGAAGAAGTTGCAGCATGGCTCAATGACCAACCATGCGAAGATATCCATATCACAGGTGGTAAGGCAAAAATGTTAAATGACCTACTCAACTGTGAAACGCAGTCTTATATTGAGTTTGATGCTGCTGCAAAAGGCATTCAAATCTTACTGAAAGAGCAAGGAACACAACTAGATCGCTACATTTTCTCAAACGTAGGAACAGGAACATCAATTCACCTATCTGATAGTTCAGGTCAACAACGTGTTGGTGGTATTGGAACAGGTGGAGGCATGATTCGAGGCCTTGGGTACCTTCTTACCGAAATTGATGACTACGAAACATTAACAAATCTTGCTCAAAATGGAAATCGTGACATTATCGATTTAAAAGTAAAACATATTTATAAAAATGATACGCCCCCTATTTCAGGCGAATTGACTGCCGCAAACTTCGGACACGTCCTTCATAACTTGGATAAAACTTTTACAGATGCCGATAAGCTTGCCTCTGTCATGGGTGTAGTTGGTGAGAGTGTAACAACAGTATCTATTCATGTGGCACGTGAACATCACGCTGAAGATGTCGTATATATCGGCTCTTCATTCCATAACAACCCATTATTACAACAAGTTGTTACGGACTATACGATTTTACGTGGTTTCAAACCGCACTACTTAGACAACGGCGCTTTTTCAGGTGCATTAGGAACACTTTATCTCTAA
- a CDS encoding DUF2750 domain-containing protein — translation MSYKSERFYKDILTNEQFFIAVKDKKIVKHMYRDRPYFCFWTRETFATEYLETFDVAYDKIITMDIDRFATYELDDMFDDDDEALVNVTDKAAGHEIKIVEAMNEIMTDLDNIRVREFVQDVAKSDTVYGLTQKGMKHFAVVYDENDNFEQSHFMPVWSLSKRAEKVAEEDFDAFELIDVEGEVFAEWLDELRDDNRYVAIDVKPGVVGTIVSAQKLANELTF, via the coding sequence ATGTCTTATAAAAGTGAACGTTTTTATAAAGATATTTTAACGAACGAGCAATTTTTTATTGCAGTCAAAGACAAAAAGATTGTCAAGCACATGTATCGAGATCGTCCTTATTTCTGTTTTTGGACACGTGAGACATTTGCAACAGAGTATTTAGAGACATTTGATGTTGCTTACGATAAGATTATCACAATGGATATTGATCGTTTTGCAACTTATGAATTAGATGATATGTTCGACGATGATGACGAAGCGCTAGTGAATGTGACGGATAAAGCAGCTGGACACGAGATTAAGATCGTTGAAGCAATGAATGAAATTATGACAGATTTGGACAACATTCGTGTACGTGAGTTTGTTCAAGATGTTGCTAAGTCAGACACGGTCTACGGTTTGACGCAAAAAGGAATGAAGCATTTTGCAGTGGTTTATGACGAGAATGATAACTTTGAACAATCTCACTTCATGCCGGTATGGAGTTTGAGTAAGCGTGCTGAGAAAGTAGCGGAAGAAGACTTTGATGCATTTGAACTCATTGATGTTGAAGGTGAAGTTTTCGCAGAGTGGCTGGATGAATTACGTGATGATAATCGTTACGTAGCTATCGATGTGAAACCGGGCGTTGTTGGGACAATTGTGTCCGCTCAGAAATTAGCGAATGAATTAACATTTTAA
- the ldmS gene encoding L-aspartate--L-methionine ligase LdmS — translation MTDVKNTQSYLTMAELYSNDVVYSSRPSYVSNPWLEPDEHQSNFLSARELLIADMPVIVHEASVTDKLAQLFALIHRRIPDNLYYFKDQSSYESLLQRLTLEEDRKIYFQYVHGDDIVSADKYAMNKQTFIDLNNKSKIPDWTDGKYLPKREVVPFNEFEQAVRRWELPVVIKPGDDLPTAGGYGVMICYTQKELEQAIARVKKAEAATDTLIIEQCIDVVDNYCVQFAKHPDKGILYLGAAKQLTNEYGFYQGNVNAQHVPQTVIDAGRALMERAVEEGFIGVAGFDLLEDAEGHVYAIDLNYRQNGSTSMLLLADNLEGDYHKFYSYVAKGNNERFYDAIKTFVEKGVLFPLSYYDGDWYTEKHVDSRFGCIWHADSEAEIEAYEQQFIEEAGLNS, via the coding sequence ATGACCGATGTAAAAAATACTCAGTCTTATTTAACAATGGCTGAGTTGTATTCAAATGATGTCGTATATTCATCTCGACCTTCATATGTGTCGAATCCTTGGTTAGAACCAGATGAACATCAATCTAACTTTTTATCTGCGAGAGAATTACTGATAGCAGATATGCCCGTAATTGTACATGAAGCAAGTGTGACAGATAAGTTAGCACAACTATTTGCGTTAATTCATCGTCGTATTCCTGATAATTTATATTATTTTAAAGATCAATCTTCATATGAGTCACTATTACAACGTTTGACATTAGAAGAAGACCGAAAAATTTATTTCCAATATGTGCATGGTGATGACATTGTCTCTGCTGACAAGTATGCAATGAATAAGCAAACATTTATTGATTTGAACAATAAATCCAAAATACCGGACTGGACAGATGGCAAGTATTTGCCGAAGCGAGAAGTGGTGCCGTTTAACGAATTTGAACAAGCTGTACGCCGTTGGGAATTACCTGTCGTTATCAAACCGGGCGATGACTTGCCAACAGCAGGTGGCTATGGTGTGATGATTTGTTATACACAAAAAGAACTAGAGCAAGCAATTGCCCGTGTGAAGAAAGCGGAAGCAGCGACGGATACATTAATTATTGAACAGTGTATTGATGTCGTGGATAACTATTGTGTGCAGTTTGCGAAACATCCAGATAAAGGTATTCTTTATCTTGGAGCAGCAAAGCAATTAACTAATGAATATGGCTTTTATCAAGGTAACGTCAATGCCCAACACGTCCCTCAGACGGTCATAGATGCAGGTCGGGCATTGATGGAAAGAGCAGTTGAAGAAGGTTTTATTGGTGTAGCAGGATTCGACCTGTTAGAAGATGCAGAAGGTCATGTCTATGCGATTGACTTAAACTATCGACAAAACGGATCTACAAGTATGTTATTACTTGCTGACAACTTAGAAGGAGACTATCACAAGTTTTATAGTTATGTGGCGAAAGGGAACAATGAACGTTTCTACGATGCTATTAAAACATTTGTTGAGAAAGGCGTTCTTTTCCCATTGTCATATTACGATGGAGATTGGTATACAGAAAAACATGTTGATTCACGATTTGGTTGTATTTGGCATGCGGATAGCGAAGCGGAGATTGAAGCATATGAACAGCAATTCATTGAAGAAGCAGGACTCAATTCCTAA
- a CDS encoding M20 family metallopeptidase, translating into MTVKQQILDYIDNHRLNYLDMSHQIHERPELGNEELFASRLLIDHLKQHDFEVIRDIAGHATGFIATYQSDKPGPRIGFLAEYDALPGLGHACGHNIIGTASVLAGVALKQVVDEIGGTVIVYGCPAEEGGENGSAKASYVKEGLIDVDVALMIHPGNETYPTIHTLAVDVLDIKFFGRSAHASENAYEARNALDAMLSFFNGVAQLRQHIQSSERVHGVILDGGKAANIIPDFTHARFYTRGTTRKSLDVLTERVHDIAKGAALQTGCNYEFGPIQNGVNEFIKSPLLDDLFEKYATELGEEVSHDDFGFGSTDTGNVSHVVPTIHPHVKIGPRSLVGHTHRFREAAASPMGDKALIKGAKIIALMGAKLIQDPAQLEKIQQEHQLLREHLL; encoded by the coding sequence ATAACAGTAAAACAACAGATCCTAGACTATATAGATAATCATAGGCTGAACTATTTGGACATGAGTCATCAAATACATGAGCGCCCTGAATTAGGGAATGAGGAATTATTCGCATCACGATTATTAATCGATCATTTAAAGCAGCATGATTTTGAAGTGATACGTGATATTGCAGGTCATGCGACAGGCTTTATTGCAACTTATCAATCTGATAAACCAGGCCCTAGAATTGGTTTTTTGGCTGAGTATGATGCCTTACCTGGACTTGGACATGCTTGTGGACACAATATCATTGGAACAGCCAGTGTATTAGCTGGTGTGGCATTAAAACAAGTTGTGGACGAGATTGGCGGTACCGTTATCGTATACGGTTGTCCGGCAGAAGAAGGTGGCGAAAATGGCTCTGCAAAAGCATCTTATGTGAAAGAAGGGCTTATAGATGTTGATGTCGCATTGATGATTCATCCGGGTAATGAAACATATCCAACGATTCATACCCTTGCAGTTGACGTGTTAGATATTAAGTTTTTTGGACGTAGTGCACACGCTTCGGAAAATGCGTATGAAGCACGTAACGCACTTGATGCAATGCTAAGTTTTTTCAATGGTGTTGCACAGTTACGTCAACACATTCAATCGTCTGAACGTGTACATGGTGTGATTTTAGATGGTGGGAAAGCAGCGAATATTATTCCTGACTTTACACATGCGCGTTTTTACACGAGAGGGACAACACGAAAATCACTGGATGTTCTCACTGAACGAGTGCATGATATTGCCAAAGGGGCAGCATTACAAACGGGCTGTAACTATGAATTTGGACCGATTCAAAATGGTGTAAACGAATTTATTAAATCCCCATTGTTAGATGACCTCTTTGAGAAATATGCAACGGAACTTGGTGAAGAAGTCAGTCATGATGACTTTGGATTTGGTTCAACAGATACAGGTAATGTTAGTCACGTTGTACCAACGATTCATCCACATGTGAAAATTGGCCCAAGAAGCTTAGTAGGGCATACACATCGTTTTAGAGAAGCAGCAGCAAGTCCAATGGGAGACAAGGCGCTAATTAAAGGGGCGAAAATTATTGCGTTGATGGGCGCAAAATTAATTCAAGATCCAGCACAGCTTGAGAAGATACAACAGGAACATCAATTATTAAGGGAGCATTTATTATGA
- a CDS encoding S-ribosylhomocysteine lyase: MPKMNVESFNLDHTKVVAPYIRLAGKMTGNNGDEIHKYDIRFKQPNKEHMEMPGLHSLEHLMAENIRNHSDKVVDLSPMGCQTGFYVSFINHDDYEDVLNIIEKTVQDVLDATEVPACNEVQCGWAASHSLEGAKEIAQAFLDKRNQWHDVFGEG; this comes from the coding sequence ATGCCAAAAATGAATGTTGAAAGTTTTAACTTAGACCATACTAAAGTTGTTGCTCCTTATATCCGCTTAGCTGGTAAAATGACTGGGAACAATGGTGACGAAATCCACAAATACGATATTCGTTTTAAACAACCAAACAAAGAGCACATGGAGATGCCTGGGCTCCACTCATTAGAACACTTGATGGCCGAAAATATTCGTAACCATTCAGACAAAGTGGTAGATTTAAGCCCTATGGGATGCCAAACTGGTTTTTACGTCTCATTTATCAATCACGACGATTATGAAGATGTATTAAACATCATTGAAAAAACGGTACAAGACGTTCTAGATGCAACGGAAGTACCAGCATGCAACGAAGTACAATGTGGTTGGGCTGCTTCTCACTCATTAGAAGGTGCAAAAGAAATTGCACAAGCCTTTTTAGATAAGCGTAATCAATGGCACGATGTCTTCGGTGAAGGATAA
- a CDS encoding DoxX family protein → MKWIGRQLLAILFIGAGYLHFKRERNFRNIVPHYLPFKKEIVWITGVMELIFGIGLAIRKPGYWFKHAIIAFLWAVLPANIYMARHKLPLGDKELPQSVLYGRLPLQFVLMAWIRKL, encoded by the coding sequence ATGAAGTGGATCGGTCGACAATTGTTGGCAATCTTATTTATAGGTGCAGGATATTTACACTTCAAGAGAGAGCGTAATTTCCGCAATATTGTTCCGCATTATTTACCGTTTAAAAAGGAGATTGTTTGGATAACGGGTGTTATGGAACTCATCTTTGGTATTGGTTTAGCCATAAGAAAACCTGGCTACTGGTTTAAACATGCAATCATTGCATTTTTATGGGCAGTACTTCCAGCGAATATTTATATGGCACGTCATAAACTACCACTGGGTGATAAAGAGTTACCACAATCCGTTTTATACGGCCGACTGCCATTACAATTTGTTTTAATGGCATGGATACGAAAATTATAA
- a CDS encoding pyrimidine-nucleoside phosphorylase, whose protein sequence is MRMVDIIAKKRDGEVLTTEEIKFFVNGYTNGDIPDYQMSSLAMAIFFQDMTDEERADLTMAMVESGDQIDLSDINGIKVDKHSTGGVGDTTTLVLAPLVAALDIPVAKMSGRGLGHTGGTIDKLEAVEGFHVEISEDEFIKLVNEDHLAVIGQTGNLTPADKKIYALRDVTGTVNSIPLIASSIMSKKIAAGADAIVLDVKTGNGAFMKTVEDAEQLANAMVKIGNQVGRNTMAIISDMSQPLGRAIGNALELKEAIDTLKGEGPEDLTELVLTLGSQMVVLAEKAETLDEARELLKGVIDNGKALEKFKVFLSNQGGDASVVDDPSKLPTAKYTFELPAKQSGVVSEMIANEIGIASMMLGAGRQTKEDTIDLAVGLVLNKKVGDKVEEGESLLTIYANQEDVEQVKEKLYDNITISNRGETPTLIHEVITK, encoded by the coding sequence ATGAGAATGGTAGACATTATCGCAAAAAAGCGAGACGGTGAAGTATTGACAACGGAAGAGATTAAGTTTTTTGTGAATGGATATACGAATGGTGATATTCCTGATTATCAAATGTCGAGTTTAGCGATGGCGATTTTCTTCCAAGATATGACTGATGAGGAACGTGCAGACTTAACAATGGCAATGGTAGAGTCTGGTGATCAAATCGATCTTTCTGATATTAATGGTATCAAAGTAGATAAGCACTCAACTGGTGGTGTCGGTGATACAACAACACTTGTGCTAGCACCATTAGTGGCTGCCTTAGATATTCCAGTAGCAAAAATGAGTGGTCGTGGATTAGGACATACAGGTGGTACGATTGATAAATTAGAAGCGGTTGAAGGTTTCCACGTTGAAATTTCTGAAGATGAATTTATTAAGTTAGTAAATGAAGACCATCTTGCAGTTATCGGCCAAACAGGAAACTTAACACCTGCTGATAAGAAAATCTATGCGCTACGTGATGTAACAGGTACGGTTAACTCAATTCCATTAATTGCATCATCTATTATGAGTAAGAAGATTGCTGCGGGTGCAGATGCAATTGTATTAGATGTTAAGACAGGTAACGGTGCATTCATGAAAACAGTTGAAGATGCTGAACAATTGGCAAATGCAATGGTGAAAATTGGTAACCAAGTTGGACGTAACACAATGGCGATTATTTCTGATATGAGCCAACCACTTGGTCGTGCGATTGGTAATGCACTTGAGTTGAAGGAAGCAATCGACACATTGAAAGGTGAAGGTCCAGAAGACTTAACAGAATTAGTTTTAACACTTGGTTCTCAAATGGTTGTATTAGCTGAAAAAGCTGAGACTTTAGATGAAGCACGTGAGTTGTTAAAAGGTGTCATTGATAACGGTAAAGCACTTGAAAAATTCAAAGTGTTCTTGAGCAATCAAGGTGGGGATGCATCTGTTGTAGATGATCCATCTAAGTTACCAACTGCGAAATACACATTTGAATTACCAGCAAAACAATCTGGTGTTGTATCTGAAATGATTGCAAATGAAATTGGTATTGCATCTATGATGTTAGGTGCAGGACGTCAAACGAAGGAAGATACAATCGACTTAGCTGTTGGTCTTGTATTAAATAAAAAAGTCGGTGACAAAGTTGAAGAAGGCGAGTCATTGTTAACAATTTATGCAAACCAAGAAGATGTTGAACAAGTGAAAGAAAAATTATATGATAATATTACAATTAGTAATCGTGGAGAAACACCTACATTAATTCACGAAGTTATTACGAAATAA
- the deoD gene encoding purine-nucleoside phosphorylase, with the protein MTQGTPHIQPNGTKIAKTVLMPGDPLRAKYIADNFLENVEQFNDVRNMFGYTGTYKGKEVSVMGSGMGIPSIGIYSYELYNFFDVDTIIRIGSCGAMQEDIQLYDIIIAQGASTNSNFVDQYQIPGNFAPLADFDLIVKAKEKADAIGARTHVGNVLSSDTFYNANADFNQKWIDMGILGVEMESAGLYLNAIKAGKKALGIFTVSDHLLRDEATTPEERQNSFTQMMEVALEIAE; encoded by the coding sequence ATGACACAAGGTACACCACATATTCAACCGAACGGAACAAAAATTGCTAAGACGGTTTTAATGCCGGGAGACCCATTACGTGCAAAGTATATTGCGGATAACTTCTTAGAAAATGTAGAACAATTCAATGATGTGCGTAATATGTTTGGATACACAGGCACATACAAAGGGAAAGAAGTTTCAGTGATGGGTTCTGGTATGGGGATTCCAAGTATCGGTATCTATTCATACGAGTTATACAACTTTTTCGATGTAGACACAATTATCCGTATCGGTTCTTGTGGCGCAATGCAAGAAGACATTCAACTTTACGACATCATCATTGCTCAAGGTGCATCAACAAATTCAAACTTTGTCGATCAGTATCAAATTCCAGGTAACTTCGCACCACTTGCTGATTTCGACTTAATCGTTAAAGCGAAAGAAAAAGCAGATGCCATTGGTGCACGTACACATGTTGGAAATGTCTTATCTTCAGACACATTCTATAATGCAAATGCTGACTTCAACCAAAAATGGATTGATATGGGCATTCTAGGTGTAGAAATGGAATCAGCAGGTCTCTACTTAAATGCCATTAAAGCAGGCAAAAAAGCGTTAGGCATCTTCACAGTTTCTGACCATTTATTACGCGACGAAGCAACAACACCTGAAGAACGTCAAAACTCATTTACACAAATGATGGAAGTTGCACTTGAAATCGCTGAATAA
- the rbsK gene encoding ribokinase, whose amino-acid sequence MTHKIIVIGSASMDLTVQTQVMPDQGETILGETLYMAPGGKGANQAVAAARLKRNRDVYMIGAVGDDAFGQTILNNLRQHGVNVDYMQTIEGEHSGTAHITLYEQDNRIIVVPAANNRIVPEVVLPILQQFEKGDIIVMQQEIPAKTVEAVIDEAAQLELQVILNPAPYRALDNRLLNKVTYLTPNESECQQLFGESMDDALAQHPNQLIVTLGAEGAVYFDQTRQTVPAYPCDVVDTTGAGDTFNGALAVALSEGQSFETAIQFANMASSFAVSALGAQGGIPTREVVDKALNQ is encoded by the coding sequence ATGACACATAAAATTATTGTCATCGGAAGTGCGTCTATGGATTTAACGGTACAGACGCAAGTGATGCCTGATCAAGGTGAAACGATATTAGGAGAGACTTTATATATGGCGCCCGGTGGAAAAGGGGCAAACCAAGCAGTAGCAGCAGCTCGTCTGAAACGCAATCGAGATGTCTACATGATTGGTGCAGTAGGTGATGATGCATTTGGTCAAACAATCCTTAATAACTTGAGACAACATGGTGTCAATGTAGATTATATGCAAACAATTGAAGGAGAACACTCCGGAACAGCACACATTACATTGTATGAACAAGATAATCGTATTATTGTCGTACCTGCTGCAAATAATAGAATTGTACCTGAAGTTGTATTGCCCATTTTGCAGCAGTTTGAAAAAGGCGACATCATTGTCATGCAACAAGAAATACCGGCGAAAACAGTTGAAGCAGTAATAGACGAAGCCGCTCAATTAGAGTTACAAGTGATACTAAATCCAGCACCATACCGTGCTTTGGATAATCGATTATTAAATAAAGTCACTTATTTGACGCCGAACGAGAGTGAGTGTCAGCAGTTGTTTGGTGAATCTATGGACGATGCGTTAGCGCAACATCCCAATCAACTGATCGTGACACTTGGTGCAGAAGGTGCTGTGTATTTTGATCAAACACGACAAACAGTACCTGCATATCCTTGCGATGTAGTTGATACGACTGGTGCAGGTGATACATTTAACGGTGCACTTGCCGTTGCGTTAAGTGAAGGACAATCATTTGAAACAGCGATACAATTTGCGAATATGGCATCTAGCTTTGCGGTATCTGCGCTAGGGGCGCAAGGTGGTATTCCGACACGTGAAGTGGTTGATAAAGCGTTGAATCAATAA
- a CDS encoding thiol-disulfide oxidoreductase DCC family protein → MPIIYYDHKCVYCYNYAIWLIRHGLPRSYQFAPLKGKAGQILESQQSGVTKKNSVVLQRGEDLTFESTAIVHMLRALGGYKYLALLLWIVPKPIRNIGYRTFASNRDKLWSTTWVEPTEYEKSFFIE, encoded by the coding sequence ATGCCAATTATTTATTATGATCACAAATGTGTTTATTGCTATAACTATGCGATTTGGTTAATTCGTCATGGATTACCCCGAAGTTATCAATTCGCACCGTTGAAAGGTAAGGCTGGTCAAATATTAGAATCACAGCAATCAGGTGTCACGAAGAAAAACAGTGTTGTGTTACAACGTGGGGAAGACCTTACTTTTGAATCGACAGCCATTGTGCATATGTTGCGGGCATTAGGCGGATACAAATACTTAGCACTTTTATTATGGATTGTGCCTAAGCCGATACGCAATATAGGTTATCGTACATTTGCAAGTAATCGAGATAAACTATGGTCAACGACTTGGGTAGAACCAACTGAGTACGAAAAATCATTTTTCATAGAATAG